In Spirosoma aureum, a single genomic region encodes these proteins:
- a CDS encoding GlmU family protein produces the protein MSNLVLFDDLTIRPALLPFTFTRPVAGIRIGIQTLAEKWANLLGQVPSYLTESYLAVKFPQKADADNWYVNGAVCPTDALQASISALSIGSCLHTPDGLLLAVRTDKPLSTSPTLNDPYDFKVFPEPLTIIRNLWDIFVHNGDQIRADFARLTAGRQSAPITDPFTRCYAPENIFVEEGVTIRASVLNAEGGPIYIGRNATISEGSVVIGPFSLGESSTVNWGGKMRSNTTIGPFCKVGGEVGNSVFFGYSNKGHDGFLGNSVVGEWCNLGANTNNSNLKNDYSNVKLYSYATGQLEDTGRIFCGLMMGDFTKAGISTMFNTGTVVGVSVNVFGSSFQPKYIRSFSWGGASDGFMTYRLEKAIQVATEAFKRRDLDFDEQEESILREIFNIERMGPPTITPLSILNSL, from the coding sequence ATGTCCAATCTAGTTTTATTTGACGATCTGACCATTCGGCCAGCGCTGCTGCCCTTTACTTTTACCCGTCCAGTGGCTGGTATTCGCATTGGCATACAGACGCTTGCTGAAAAATGGGCCAATCTACTGGGCCAGGTACCGTCGTATTTGACCGAGTCTTATCTGGCAGTAAAGTTTCCGCAAAAAGCTGACGCAGACAATTGGTATGTGAATGGCGCGGTTTGCCCAACAGACGCTTTGCAGGCATCCATTTCGGCATTGTCGATCGGTAGCTGCCTTCATACACCCGATGGGCTTTTGCTGGCCGTAAGGACCGACAAACCATTATCGACCTCTCCCACGCTCAACGACCCCTATGACTTCAAGGTATTTCCGGAGCCACTGACTATTATCAGGAATCTGTGGGATATTTTTGTCCATAACGGCGATCAAATCCGAGCTGACTTTGCCCGCTTGACTGCTGGTCGGCAATCCGCTCCGATTACCGACCCGTTTACGCGGTGCTATGCCCCCGAAAACATCTTTGTGGAAGAGGGTGTCACCATCCGGGCCTCGGTCCTGAACGCCGAAGGAGGCCCTATTTATATTGGCCGTAACGCAACCATCAGCGAAGGTTCAGTTGTGATCGGGCCGTTTTCGCTCGGTGAAAGTTCTACCGTAAATTGGGGCGGCAAAATGCGGAGCAACACGACAATCGGACCATTTTGCAAAGTAGGTGGAGAGGTGGGCAATTCAGTCTTCTTTGGCTACAGCAATAAAGGTCATGATGGTTTTCTGGGCAATTCAGTCGTTGGCGAGTGGTGTAATTTAGGGGCAAATACCAATAATTCGAACCTCAAAAACGATTACAGTAACGTTAAACTCTACTCCTATGCTACTGGCCAGCTCGAAGATACCGGACGTATTTTCTGCGGGCTGATGATGGGCGATTTTACGAAAGCAGGCATCAGTACCATGTTTAATACCGGTACTGTCGTTGGCGTTAGCGTCAATGTTTTCGGGAGCAGTTTTCAACCTAAATACATCCGTTCGTTTTCGTGGGGCGGAGCCAGTGATGGGTTTATGACCTACCGTCTTGAAAAAGCTATTCAGGTAGCCACTGAGGCCTTCAAACGACGCGACCTGGACTTCGACGAGCAGGAAGAGAGCATTTTACGGGAAATCTTCAATATCGAACGAATGGGGCCACCCACGATAACGCCCCTCAGCATCCTAAACAGCCTATAG
- the egtB gene encoding ergothioneine biosynthesis protein EgtB, whose amino-acid sequence MIAEKTLTEHYIRVRAHSEAICLGLETEDYVVQPIADVSPPKWHLGHTTWFWETFVLVPNAPNYRIFHEDFSYVFNSYYETIGKRVLRTDRGNLSRPTVAGVYAYRAYVDEHMSHFLNTSDLSPELYALIQLGLNHEQQHQELLITDIKFILGHNPLFPGIDMPLTNPSDHKRLNGREERTVTITEGIYTIGHQGSGPNGESFCFDNELARHKVYLNKTTITDGLTTNGEYLAFIEAGGYQNFRYWLADGWAWVKTNGILAPLYWHKIDGEWWSYTFAGLTPVDMNEPVCHVSQYEADAYARWKGQRLPTEFEWEAVADQLSWGTRWEWTNSAYLPYPGFTTAEGAVGEYNGKFMSGQIVLRGASVATPEGHSRSTYRNFFQPDKRWQFTGIRLIVE is encoded by the coding sequence ATGATTGCTGAAAAAACGCTTACTGAGCACTATATCCGTGTGCGGGCGCACTCCGAAGCGATTTGCCTGGGACTTGAAACGGAAGATTACGTTGTCCAGCCTATCGCAGATGTGAGCCCGCCCAAATGGCATCTGGGGCATACAACCTGGTTTTGGGAAACCTTTGTGCTGGTTCCCAACGCACCGAACTATCGTATTTTTCACGAAGACTTTAGCTACGTTTTCAATAGCTATTACGAAACGATCGGCAAACGTGTTCTGCGGACAGACCGGGGTAATCTGAGCCGCCCTACCGTTGCGGGCGTGTATGCCTATCGCGCTTATGTAGACGAGCACATGAGCCATTTTCTGAATACCTCAGACTTGTCGCCCGAACTCTATGCGCTCATCCAGCTTGGTCTGAATCATGAGCAACAGCACCAGGAACTACTCATTACCGATATCAAGTTCATACTGGGTCATAATCCATTGTTTCCGGGGATTGATATGCCTTTGACTAATCCCTCCGACCACAAAAGGCTCAATGGCAGGGAAGAGAGAACGGTAACCATAACTGAAGGAATTTATACTATTGGTCATCAGGGTAGCGGCCCGAACGGTGAATCGTTCTGTTTCGATAATGAACTGGCTCGCCATAAGGTTTATCTGAACAAAACGACTATAACAGACGGTTTAACAACCAACGGCGAATACCTGGCTTTTATAGAGGCAGGCGGCTACCAGAATTTCAGATACTGGCTTGCTGATGGTTGGGCGTGGGTGAAGACCAATGGAATTCTGGCTCCATTATACTGGCATAAAATCGACGGTGAGTGGTGGAGCTATACATTCGCTGGGTTGACGCCTGTTGATATGAATGAACCTGTTTGTCATGTTAGTCAGTATGAAGCCGACGCCTATGCCCGTTGGAAAGGTCAGCGTTTGCCAACGGAATTTGAATGGGAAGCAGTAGCTGATCAATTGAGTTGGGGCACTCGCTGGGAGTGGACTAACTCGGCCTATCTGCCTTATCCTGGCTTTACAACCGCCGAGGGCGCTGTAGGTGAGTACAATGGTAAGTTTATGAGCGGACAGATCGTTCTGCGTGGCGCTTCGGTAGCTACGCCAGAGGGCCATTCGCGGTCAACTTACCGCAATTTTTTTCAACCTGACAAACGATGGCAGTTCACGGGAATACGACTGATAGTGGAATAA
- a CDS encoding UBP-type zinc finger domain-containing protein — MNQETICEHLSALTEIRMAQEYVCEECIKTGSMWVHLRTCQTCGKTHCCDSSPNKHATKHFHRSGHPVVASAEPGEQWLWCFVDEQIVGY, encoded by the coding sequence ATGAACCAGGAAACGATTTGCGAGCACCTTTCCGCTCTGACGGAAATTCGCATGGCTCAGGAGTATGTATGTGAGGAATGTATCAAAACAGGTAGCATGTGGGTGCATCTGCGCACCTGCCAGACCTGCGGCAAAACCCACTGCTGCGATTCGTCGCCCAATAAACATGCGACTAAACACTTCCACCGAAGTGGCCACCCGGTAGTTGCTTCGGCCGAACCCGGCGAGCAATGGTTGTGGTGCTTTGTTGATGAACAGATTGTGGGTTACTAA
- a CDS encoding SDR family NAD(P)-dependent oxidoreductase yields the protein MLKNLLNLSGKNALVTGSSQGIGQGIALGLAEFGANVLVHYRSDADEARTVSEAIAKFGVKTSAIGVDLASANAADDLFDQATKQFGSIDILVLNASVQKPKQWTETTPQEFDEQVMANWKSTLFIMQKFLPGMTERGWGRILTLGSVQELKPHPAMVVYAGTKAAVANTVRNLAIQVADQGVTVNNLSPGIIDTPRTDEPTPPIPDRISQRMSVPVGFDGQPEDIAGMAVLLCSDAGRYVTGQTIFVDGGMSL from the coding sequence ATGCTAAAAAACTTACTCAACTTATCCGGGAAGAATGCTCTCGTGACTGGGTCTAGCCAGGGCATCGGTCAGGGAATTGCACTAGGTCTTGCCGAATTTGGTGCCAATGTGCTGGTTCATTACCGCAGCGATGCCGATGAAGCCCGGACCGTATCGGAAGCCATTGCTAAATTTGGCGTAAAAACCAGCGCAATAGGTGTCGATCTGGCAAGCGCTAACGCAGCCGACGATTTATTTGACCAAGCCACGAAGCAGTTCGGCTCTATCGATATTTTGGTATTGAATGCATCCGTTCAGAAACCCAAACAATGGACCGAAACCACCCCTCAGGAATTCGATGAGCAGGTGATGGCCAACTGGAAATCGACGTTATTTATCATGCAAAAGTTTTTGCCCGGCATGACTGAACGCGGATGGGGACGAATTCTGACACTTGGAAGCGTTCAGGAACTGAAGCCACACCCGGCTATGGTTGTTTATGCCGGTACAAAAGCCGCAGTGGCCAATACGGTTCGTAATCTGGCCATTCAGGTAGCTGATCAGGGCGTTACGGTCAATAATCTCTCTCCTGGCATTATCGACACGCCACGCACCGATGAACCAACCCCGCCTATACCCGATCGCATTAGTCAGCGCATGAGCGTTCCGGTCGGTTTCGATGGTCAGCCCGAAGACATTGCCGGAATGGCCGTACTTCTCTGCTCTGATGCAGGACGTTATGTGACGGGGCAAACCATTTTCGTGGATGGCGGAATGAGTTTGTGA
- a CDS encoding sensor histidine kinase, giving the protein MTLLETLRQFPTFESTPDDQLQWLIDRSEEKHLPEEHTLFPPGAFVDYMILLLEGRIRVDSGANGAGDELLIYEPHSILGVLPFSRIKNIRNRIITDKPSRILRLHRDQLRELSQTQYELTETLVHQMTTRVRDFTKLTQQNEKMASLGRLSAGLAHELNNPVAAVVRSGDTLKTHLRATPEAFKVVMNLKLNDQQVDAVGEVFFKKVDHPSPVLTLLERTSLEDELTDWLDDNGIDDSMDLAGPMVDFGFTVDDLDWLLEQIGNENLAGVTNWIVNNLVTEKLVREISEASQRISTLINSIKNYTHMDRGAGKEQIQLAEGIRSTLTLLDHKVRSKHIAVTLNLPTDLPVVCGWPGELNQVWTNLIDNAIDALPDGGKLEISSQPDREFVLTRVIDNGSGIPADIRDKIFEPFFTTKEIGKGTGLGLDIVQGIVKHHNGSIKVHSEPGHTEFSICLPVQ; this is encoded by the coding sequence ATGACGCTTTTAGAAACTCTTCGCCAATTTCCGACATTTGAATCTACGCCTGACGATCAATTACAGTGGCTTATTGATCGATCCGAGGAAAAACACTTACCCGAAGAACATACACTCTTTCCGCCAGGAGCCTTTGTCGATTACATGATACTGCTCCTTGAAGGGAGAATCCGTGTTGACTCAGGCGCAAATGGAGCGGGAGATGAACTGCTGATCTACGAGCCACACTCAATTCTGGGCGTATTGCCGTTTTCGCGGATCAAAAACATTAGGAACAGGATCATTACCGATAAACCATCGCGGATATTACGCCTTCACCGCGACCAGTTGCGCGAGCTGTCGCAAACGCAGTATGAGCTGACCGAAACCCTTGTTCATCAGATGACAACCCGGGTTCGGGATTTTACGAAACTGACCCAGCAGAACGAAAAAATGGCATCGCTGGGGCGGTTGTCGGCAGGATTGGCTCATGAACTGAACAATCCGGTGGCCGCTGTCGTCCGTTCGGGCGATACGCTCAAAACACATTTGCGGGCCACCCCCGAAGCCTTCAAAGTGGTCATGAATCTGAAGCTGAACGATCAGCAGGTAGATGCTGTGGGCGAGGTGTTTTTCAAGAAAGTAGACCACCCCAGCCCCGTATTGACCTTACTCGAACGAACGAGCCTGGAAGATGAACTAACCGACTGGCTCGATGACAATGGGATTGATGACAGCATGGATCTGGCCGGCCCAATGGTCGATTTTGGTTTTACTGTCGATGATCTGGACTGGCTTCTGGAACAGATTGGGAACGAAAATCTGGCCGGAGTTACCAACTGGATCGTCAATAATTTAGTGACCGAGAAGCTGGTACGAGAGATTAGTGAGGCATCCCAACGGATTTCGACCCTCATTAACTCCATCAAAAACTATACCCACATGGACCGGGGAGCGGGTAAGGAGCAGATCCAGCTCGCCGAAGGAATCCGGAGTACGTTGACGCTACTTGATCACAAAGTCAGGAGTAAGCACATTGCCGTAACACTAAACTTACCGACCGATTTGCCCGTTGTTTGCGGCTGGCCAGGCGAGCTGAACCAGGTTTGGACGAACCTGATCGATAACGCCATCGACGCCCTGCCCGACGGAGGCAAACTGGAAATTAGTAGCCAACCCGATCGCGAGTTTGTCCTGACCCGAGTAATCGATAACGGTTCGGGTATTCCGGCCGATATTCGGGATAAAATATTTGAACCGTTTTTTACGACGAAAGAAATAGGCAAAGGCACGGGTCTTGGTCTCGACATTGTACAGGGCATCGTAAAACATCACAATGGCTCCATAAAAGTCCATTCAGAGCCAGGTCATACCGAATTTAGTATCTGTCTACCAGTTCAATAA
- the egtD gene encoding L-histidine N(alpha)-methyltransferase, translating into MAVHGNTTDSGIKTWREESGALEIALTPGSTALAEEVRTGLVKTPKRLSSRFFYDAEGSRIFQEIMHTPEYYLTRSEYEILENHKAELLQLFVADQRPFDLVELGAGDGLKTKILLGFFSEQQVDFAYAPVDISSDALDGLVADIQRQWPDLRLKPRHDDYFNSLHQLSAESDARRIVLFLGSNIGNFTPEEALDFYRQLYDQLLPGDLVLTGFDLQKHPAVIHAAYNDRQGLTRAFNLNLLRRINRELDANFDLASFDHYEVYNPETGEARSYLVSQKSQTVEIRALETTVPFQYGEIIHTEISRKFTRSQIEQLATRTGFSVSGWFTDCKGYFADVVFVRN; encoded by the coding sequence ATGGCAGTTCACGGGAATACGACTGATAGTGGAATAAAAACATGGCGTGAAGAGTCTGGCGCATTGGAGATAGCATTAACTCCTGGATCGACGGCACTAGCTGAGGAAGTACGAACCGGTCTGGTAAAAACGCCGAAACGATTGTCATCCCGTTTTTTTTACGATGCTGAAGGCAGCCGGATTTTTCAGGAAATCATGCATACTCCGGAGTATTATCTGACCCGGTCGGAATATGAAATTCTGGAAAACCATAAAGCGGAGTTGCTTCAGTTGTTCGTCGCTGATCAACGCCCCTTCGATCTGGTCGAGTTGGGTGCTGGCGATGGGCTAAAAACGAAGATCCTGCTTGGTTTTTTTTCAGAACAACAGGTCGATTTTGCCTATGCCCCGGTCGATATTTCGTCCGATGCGCTCGATGGACTGGTTGCTGATATACAACGACAGTGGCCTGATTTGCGGCTTAAACCCCGCCACGACGATTACTTCAACTCCCTTCATCAACTTTCTGCTGAGTCTGATGCCCGGCGTATTGTTCTATTCTTAGGGTCGAATATCGGGAATTTTACGCCTGAGGAAGCGCTTGATTTTTACCGCCAGCTTTATGATCAGCTTCTGCCTGGCGACCTGGTGTTAACGGGTTTTGATCTGCAAAAGCATCCGGCGGTCATTCATGCGGCTTATAACGACCGACAAGGCCTGACACGGGCGTTTAACCTGAACCTGCTTCGACGGATCAACCGCGAACTCGACGCGAATTTCGACCTCGCATCCTTCGATCATTATGAAGTCTACAATCCCGAAACCGGCGAAGCGCGGTCATATCTGGTGAGCCAGAAATCGCAGACGGTTGAGATTAGAGCCTTGGAGACGACTGTGCCGTTTCAATACGGCGAAATTATTCATACGGAGATTTCCCGCAAATTTACCCGTTCCCAGATTGAGCAGCTGGCAACAAGAACCGGATTTTCGGTTAGTGGCTGGTTTACAGATTGTAAGGGTTACTTTGCCGACGTAGTTTTTGTCAGAAATTAG
- a CDS encoding ChaN family lipoprotein has product MRIALLLLCLIAFAFRPDKPAYRLYSPELKSQTYAKLLRQANGADVVLFGELHNNPICHWLELQLTKDLQLAKKGTLILGAEMFEADNQTALTDYVTGRTTSKELAAQARLWPNFDTDYMPIASFAREQKIPFVATNVPRKYATLVARKGLSALDTLSAEAKRQMAPLPLTVDLTLPGYKAMLEMMGAHGGNDTKTDAHKANPEQAERSPAANFARAQAIKDATMAYFILQNLKPGQTLLHFNGDYHSKNFEGIVWYLRQQRPDIKVVTLSSVEMADPDKPKVESPNLANFILAIPADMTKTY; this is encoded by the coding sequence ATGCGTATCGCCCTGCTTCTGCTTTGCCTGATTGCGTTTGCTTTCAGGCCCGACAAACCTGCCTATCGGCTTTACAGTCCTGAACTGAAATCGCAAACTTACGCTAAATTATTGCGTCAGGCCAATGGAGCCGACGTTGTTTTATTTGGCGAACTGCACAATAACCCAATCTGCCACTGGCTGGAGCTCCAGCTCACAAAAGACCTCCAATTAGCTAAAAAAGGGACGCTTATACTGGGGGCTGAAATGTTTGAGGCCGATAATCAAACGGCACTTACCGACTACGTTACTGGCCGTACTACCAGCAAAGAACTGGCCGCCCAAGCCCGGCTCTGGCCCAATTTCGACACCGATTACATGCCCATTGCCAGTTTCGCCCGCGAACAGAAGATTCCGTTCGTAGCCACGAATGTACCCCGTAAGTACGCTACACTGGTTGCCCGGAAAGGATTAAGCGCACTGGATACGCTATCGGCAGAGGCCAAACGCCAGATGGCACCTTTACCCCTCACCGTCGACCTAACCCTACCGGGTTATAAAGCCATGCTCGAAATGATGGGGGCTCATGGGGGTAATGATACCAAAACCGACGCACATAAAGCCAACCCCGAACAGGCGGAACGTAGTCCGGCGGCCAATTTTGCCCGCGCTCAGGCCATTAAAGATGCCACGATGGCTTATTTTATTTTACAGAATCTGAAACCCGGTCAAACACTCCTGCACTTTAACGGCGATTACCATTCCAAGAATTTTGAAGGTATCGTTTGGTATTTACGCCAGCAACGACCTGATATCAAGGTCGTAACGCTCTCATCCGTTGAAATGGCCGACCCTGATAAACCTAAAGTCGAGAGCCCAAACCTGGCCAACTTCATTCTGGCAATTCCGGCCGATATGACGAAGACCTACTGA
- a CDS encoding RNA polymerase sigma factor produces MDTTLIKTPSSTVKATERNTPQQLGETVRKERGRLLAFIRRRLPDPDEAEDVLQDVFVELTEAYQLAKPIERVASWLFSVARNKISDWYRKSQPNGMRTVSLDTSNYTDDDEDAPVLGEWLAVADDSGPESEFFRETLMDALTEALAELPADQREVFVQHELEGRNFKDMAAEWGVSVNTLLSRKRYAVLHLRERLRDLYDDFFNE; encoded by the coding sequence GTGGATACTACTCTCATTAAAACACCATCGTCAACTGTTAAGGCAACTGAGCGTAATACGCCACAGCAACTTGGTGAAACGGTCCGCAAGGAGCGCGGACGGCTGCTGGCGTTTATTCGACGCCGATTGCCCGACCCCGACGAGGCCGAGGATGTGTTACAGGATGTGTTCGTCGAACTGACAGAGGCTTATCAGTTAGCAAAGCCCATTGAACGGGTTGCATCGTGGCTATTTTCGGTAGCTCGTAACAAAATCAGCGACTGGTATCGTAAAAGTCAACCAAATGGGATGCGCACTGTTTCACTCGATACGTCGAACTATACTGATGATGACGAAGATGCACCGGTCCTTGGCGAGTGGCTGGCGGTGGCTGATGATTCGGGGCCGGAAAGCGAATTTTTTCGCGAAACGCTGATGGATGCGCTGACCGAAGCCCTGGCCGAACTACCAGCTGATCAGCGCGAGGTGTTTGTTCAGCACGAACTGGAAGGGCGAAACTTCAAGGATATGGCCGCTGAATGGGGCGTTTCTGTGAATACGCTACTGTCGCGGAAGCGATATGCCGTACTGCACCTTCGGGAACGGCTACGGGATTTGTACGACGATTTTTTCAATGAGTGA
- a CDS encoding vWA domain-containing protein, translating to MKKLTWFLSTLLVLAGCQTADQKNSPYPYATQYASSSDFFSGAEPISTEQYNTIVENPFIDVAKEATSTFSIDADGASYANVRRFLSTNIRPVADAIRTEELVNYFPLNYADPTDGRPIAVDGEVSGCPWDAAHKLIRIGVKGQSIAKENLQPSNIVLLVDVSGSMGDANKLPLLKEALPTFVDNLGAQDKVAIVTYAGQAGVALDATSGSEKSKLKAAISQLGAGGSTAGAQGIITAYEIAEKNVVDGGNNRVILMTDGDFNVGPSSQKELVDLIVSKRDKGIFLTVVGVGAGNLNDGMMEQVANKGNGNYEYIDNLKQAKKVFVDEFSKFYTVAKDVKIQLTFNTSQVKSYRLIGYENRLLKNEDFTNDREDAGEVNAGQTITALYEIVPALPENSPGQASLRSAPTFTINFRYKRPTAASSEALDLQIFDSSVDFSMASENMRFAASVASYGLLLRNSAYKGTATYSNVRNWASAAMRYDPYGYRQEFIQLIDKAKSL from the coding sequence ATGAAAAAACTAACCTGGTTCCTAAGCACTTTGCTCGTGCTGGCAGGCTGCCAAACGGCTGATCAGAAAAATAGTCCGTATCCCTACGCAACGCAGTACGCCAGTTCGTCAGACTTTTTTTCCGGAGCTGAACCCATAAGCACAGAGCAATACAACACAATTGTTGAAAATCCTTTTATCGATGTAGCCAAAGAAGCTACGTCGACGTTTTCGATTGATGCGGATGGAGCTTCCTATGCAAATGTTCGTCGATTTCTATCGACGAACATCAGGCCCGTAGCTGATGCGATCCGAACGGAAGAACTGGTCAATTATTTTCCGCTCAACTACGCCGATCCAACGGACGGTCGCCCGATTGCGGTTGATGGCGAGGTAAGCGGTTGCCCCTGGGATGCAGCCCATAAACTGATTCGGATTGGCGTAAAAGGCCAATCGATTGCCAAAGAAAACCTGCAACCTTCTAACATCGTTTTGCTGGTCGATGTGTCTGGCTCGATGGGTGATGCCAATAAATTACCTCTGCTGAAAGAAGCACTGCCCACTTTTGTCGATAACCTTGGGGCTCAGGATAAAGTAGCGATCGTTACCTACGCCGGACAGGCCGGTGTAGCCCTTGACGCAACCAGTGGTTCGGAGAAAAGTAAGCTGAAAGCGGCAATTAGCCAATTGGGAGCCGGAGGGAGTACTGCGGGGGCACAGGGCATTATTACGGCTTATGAAATTGCTGAGAAAAACGTTGTTGATGGCGGAAATAACCGGGTTATTCTGATGACCGATGGGGACTTCAACGTAGGCCCCAGCAGTCAGAAAGAGCTGGTCGATCTAATTGTCAGCAAACGCGACAAAGGTATTTTTCTGACGGTGGTAGGCGTTGGTGCCGGCAATCTCAACGATGGCATGATGGAGCAGGTTGCCAACAAAGGAAACGGTAATTACGAATACATTGATAATTTAAAACAGGCGAAGAAGGTATTCGTGGACGAATTCAGCAAGTTTTATACAGTGGCGAAGGATGTGAAAATTCAACTGACATTCAATACCAGTCAGGTAAAGTCGTATCGTCTGATCGGCTACGAAAATCGGCTGCTGAAAAATGAAGATTTTACGAATGATCGGGAAGATGCCGGAGAAGTGAATGCCGGGCAGACCATTACGGCTCTCTATGAAATTGTACCGGCTTTGCCCGAAAATTCTCCGGGTCAGGCCAGCCTGCGTTCTGCGCCAACGTTCACCATTAATTTTCGCTACAAACGCCCTACCGCAGCCAGTAGCGAGGCTCTTGACTTGCAAATTTTCGATTCCAGTGTCGACTTTAGTATGGCGAGTGAAAATATGCGATTTGCTGCTTCTGTGGCATCCTATGGCCTGTTGTTGCGTAACTCCGCTTACAAAGGAACTGCCACATATAGCAACGTTCGCAACTGGGCATCGGCTGCCATGCGCTATGATCCCTACGGATACCGGCAGGAGTTCATTCAATTGATTGATAAGGCTAAATCGCTCTGA
- a CDS encoding FAD-dependent oxidoreductase, whose amino-acid sequence MRLPIIFSIDDDPQVLQAIQYDLRKQYRKQYRILCTGSAREALESLTELKKKGEEVALFLSDQRMPDMTGVEFLSQARKVFPNAKRALLTAYSDIDAAVRAINEVQLDYYIAKPWDPPEEKLYPVLDDLLGDWLSDYRPTFQGLKLVGYQFSPRSHELKDFMAGNLFPYQWLDIESDPLAQELLDLHSIERSDLPVIAFEDGSVLTQPTIGDLGEKLGLKPKASESLYDLAIIGAGPAGLAAAVYGGSEGLKTILVDKRAPGGQAGTSSRIENYLGFPNGLSGADLTRRAITQAQRFGVEFLAPQEVISIKSQGLYKHIKMADGSEVITRAIVLSTGVSYHKLANESLDKFTSAGVYYGAATTEAYAFKGKPVYIVGGGNSAGQGAMYLSRTASEVFICVRRPDLTETMSQYLIDQIDKTPNITVLGCTEIVEGLGNEQLECLVLENMNTKERQTVPAAGLFIFIGTKPLTDWIEMDIIKDPKGFIATGRDLAKYADFKKVWKHDREPYLLETCSAGIFAAGDVRAGAMNRVASAVGEGAMAVSFVHKYLAEN is encoded by the coding sequence ATGCGCCTTCCTATTATTTTTTCTATCGATGATGATCCTCAGGTATTGCAGGCGATTCAATATGACCTTCGCAAGCAGTATCGGAAACAATACCGCATCCTTTGCACCGGTTCGGCACGTGAAGCGCTCGAATCACTCACTGAACTGAAGAAGAAAGGCGAAGAAGTAGCGTTGTTCCTGTCTGATCAGCGAATGCCCGATATGACCGGCGTCGAGTTTCTGTCGCAGGCCCGTAAAGTATTTCCGAATGCCAAACGTGCGTTGCTGACGGCCTACTCGGATATTGATGCGGCTGTTAGGGCCATTAACGAAGTTCAACTGGACTATTATATTGCCAAACCCTGGGACCCCCCCGAAGAAAAATTGTATCCCGTACTGGACGATCTGCTTGGTGACTGGCTGTCGGACTATCGGCCAACGTTCCAGGGGCTGAAACTCGTTGGTTATCAGTTTTCACCGCGTTCCCATGAATTAAAAGATTTTATGGCGGGTAATTTGTTTCCGTACCAATGGCTCGATATTGAAAGCGATCCACTGGCTCAGGAATTGCTCGACCTGCATAGTATTGAGCGAAGCGATCTGCCCGTCATTGCCTTTGAAGATGGCTCTGTCCTGACCCAGCCCACCATCGGCGATCTGGGCGAAAAACTGGGGCTGAAACCCAAAGCCTCCGAAAGTCTATACGATCTGGCCATCATTGGCGCGGGTCCAGCCGGGTTGGCCGCTGCGGTTTATGGCGGTTCTGAAGGGCTGAAAACGATTCTGGTCGATAAACGGGCACCGGGTGGACAGGCTGGTACGAGTTCGCGGATTGAAAACTACCTCGGCTTCCCGAACGGCCTGAGTGGTGCCGACTTAACCCGTCGGGCCATTACGCAGGCGCAACGGTTTGGCGTTGAGTTTCTGGCCCCGCAGGAGGTTATTTCCATTAAATCGCAGGGGTTGTACAAACACATTAAAATGGCCGATGGCAGCGAGGTCATAACGCGGGCCATTGTGCTGAGTACGGGGGTGTCGTACCACAAACTGGCGAACGAAAGCCTGGATAAGTTCACGAGTGCTGGTGTGTACTACGGAGCTGCCACAACCGAAGCGTATGCCTTTAAAGGCAAACCAGTCTATATTGTTGGTGGCGGTAATTCGGCCGGGCAAGGGGCCATGTACCTGTCAAGAACAGCCTCTGAAGTGTTTATTTGTGTGCGTCGCCCTGACCTCACCGAAACCATGTCGCAGTACCTGATCGATCAGATTGACAAGACGCCCAATATTACTGTTTTGGGCTGTACCGAGATCGTTGAAGGATTAGGTAACGAGCAATTGGAATGCCTGGTTCTCGAAAATATGAATACGAAAGAGCGGCAAACCGTACCGGCTGCCGGGCTGTTTATTTTTATCGGAACGAAGCCATTGACCGATTGGATCGAAATGGACATCATAAAAGATCCGAAAGGGTTTATCGCCACGGGCCGCGACCTGGCTAAATATGCAGATTTCAAGAAAGTCTGGAAGCACGATCGGGAACCCTATTTGCTCGAAACCTGCAGCGCCGGTATTTTCGCGGCTGGCGATGTTCGGGCTGGTGCCATGAACCGGGTCGCATCAGCGGTGGGCGAAGGCGCTATGGCAGTCAGCTTTGTTCATAAATATCTGGCCGAAAACTAA